The genomic segment CGGACCCTGCTGGACGCCCTGGCCCGCGACCTGGGCATCCCGGCGGATCTGCTGGACCCCCTGGCCATCGGCCCGCGCCCCGGGCCGGAGGTGGCCCTGCCGCAGTCCCAGGCCGACCGGCTGGCCCTGAGCCTGGTGGCCGGGCTGGCCCTGTCCGACGGGCGCATCACGCCCAACCTGCTGCACACCTACAAGGAAAAGGACCGCGAACTGCGGACCGTGCGCCAGGGCAACGCGGTCTATGTCGCGTTCCTGGCCCTGGTGCTGGTGCTCACGGGGGTCTGGTTCTGGCAGGGCGGCGAGGTCCGGGGCAGGCAGGCCGAGCTGGACGCCCTGCGCGCGCGCATCGCCACCTTCAGCCCGGTGGTGAACCAGAATCTGCTGCTGAGCATGGCCGGGGACCTGGGCGTCCGGCAGCGCCGCCTCAAGGACCTGTCGTCCCGCTACGAGGGGCTGGCGCTGTTCAACGAGGTTTCGGCCCTGCTGCCCGAGGCCGTGCTGCTGCGCAGCGTGGGCGTGGAGCTGCCCGCCCCGCCCAAGGCCCCGGCGCAGGCCCCGGCCAACGGGGCGGCGCCCGCCCCGGCTGCGGCGGGCTTCGTGATCCTCGACGGCCAGGTGGCTGGCGATCCGGAAATGCTCGACGCCCGGCTGGCGGCCTTCCTGATCCGCCTCGAGGGCTCCCCGCTGTTCGAGGGGGCGGTGATCCACGAGCGCCAGACCCTGCGCCCCGCCTCCGGGGGCGAGGTGCTGCGCTTCGTGGTCCATGTGCGGGTACGCAAGGAGGGCGCGGCATGAGCGTGAAGACCATGCACCTTGGCGGGCAGGTCTGCCTGAAGGGTGCCATGTGCCTCGGGGCCCTGGGGGTGTTCTTCTGGGTGCTGGTGCTGCCCCGGATGGACACCGTGGGCCGCCTGGACGCCGAAATCGCCGAGGCCCGGGACGTCATCGCCCGGCAGGACAAGCTGTTTCCCCTGTACGCCGCCATCTCCGCCGACCTGGCCCGGGCGGACATGGCGCCCCTGCCCGAGCCCCGGGGTGGCCTGCTGGCCCTGGAGGACATCCCGCGCATCCCCGATATGCTGGGCGAGCTGGCCCGGGCCCACGGGCTGGAGGTGCGCTCGGTGACGCCCGCGCCCGAGTCCCTGGACGTGGAGGCGGGCACCCTGGAAACCCAGTGCGTGCTGCTGGGCGACCTGGACGGCGTGCGCCGCTTCCTGGCCAGCCTGGGCGGGGTGGAGTGGGTGCGCGGCCTGCTGGCCCTGCGCCTCGAGGATTCCGGCGGCAGGACCCTGGCCACCCTGAAGGCCGTGGTCCGTCTGGCCGGGCAACATCCCGCCGTGGCCGGGAAAGGATAAGCCATGCCCAAGCGTCAAATCGTGCTCATCGCCGCCCTGGTGTTGGCCCTGGGATACGCGGGCTACGACCTGCTGCTCGCGGGCAAGGGCGGGGCCGACCAGCAGGCCCTGGCCGCCGAGCAGGACCGCAAGCTGGAAGCCGTGGCCGCCTCGGTGCGCGAGGCCGTGGACAAGGACCGCCTGACCACCGTCGAGGCCTACCGGCTGACCCTGGTGGCCCCCGGAGGCACCGCGGACCCCCTGGTGCGCGCCCGCCCCGGCGAGGGCCCGGGCGGCGAGCAGGCCAGCCAGGTGCTGGAGCAGGGCGGACGTTTCTTCTACAGCGGGCTGGTGGCCCTGGGCGGCTCCCTGCTGGCCATCGTCAACGACTCCGAGTACCGCACCGGCGAGCTGGTGGGCGAGACGGGCTTCACCCTCATGGACATCCGCCCCGACGCCGTGGTGCTCCAGGGGCGCAACCCGCAGACGGGCACGCTGGAAAACGTGGTCGTGCCCATCGAGGAAGACATCATCAATTTCGTCGAGGAAGGCGATGCGAAAAACTGAGACCATTTTCGGAAGGCCCCGGGGCGCCGGGCTCCTGGCGCTGGCGCTGCTGCTGGCCCTGGCCCTTGGCGGCTGCACGGGCAAGGGCAAGCCCAAGGACGATCCCTTCTTCGAGAAATGGCGCGCCATGGCCGAGCAGTCGCAGGGGCACACGCCCTCGCGCCAGCCCCTGGACATGGACGCCGAGCAGGAGCAGGCCCCGCAGGCCCAGCCCGAGCGCGAACTGCCCGACGTGGTCGTCGGCAGCCTGGACATGCGCAACGCCAATATCGTGGCCGTGCTGCGGGCCCTGGGGCGCATCGCCGGGCAGAGCATCATGGTCAGCCCCAAGGTCGAGGGGCTGATCAACGTCAGCGTCAAGGACGTGCCCTGGAGCCAGGTCTTCCGGGGCATCGTGCGCACCCACGGCCTGACCTACGAGTGGGAGGGCGACATCCTGCGCGTGATGACCGTGGCGGACATGGAAGAGGCCGTGCGCCTGGACGAACTGCGCAACCGCCAGGCCCTGGGCTCGGCCACGGTCAAGGTCCGCTACGCCGACGCCGCCCGGCTGCGCGAAACCCTGGCCGCGCTGCTGACCAAGGACGCCGACGGCAAACCCCGGGGCTCGGTGGAACTGGTGGAGCACACCAACTCCCTGGTCATCAACGCCGTGCCCGGCGACCTGCGCAAGATGACCCGGCTCATCGGGGAGACCGACAAGCCCGGCAGGCAGATCCGCATCAAGGCCTTCATCGTGGAGACCACGGGCGAGACCGCGCGCAGCCTGGGCGTGATGTGGGGCGGCGCGTACAAGCGCGCCTCGGTGGGCGGCAACGGCGACTCGCTGTGGGTCTCCCCGGGCGGCACCGGCGGCACCGGCGACCCCGTCTCCGGCGCCAACACCGGCACCACCGGCTACACTCCGGTGGTCGGCGGCACCACGGGCCTGTCCAACCAGGGCGCCTTCTCCAACATGCTGCCCGACCTGGGCGAGAGCGGGCGCGGCGGCTCCCTGGCGCTGATGTTCGGCACCCTGGGCGGCAATATCCTCGAAGCCCAGCTGGCGGCCCTGCAAGAGGACAACAAGCTCAACATCCTTTCCAGCCCGTCCATCACCACCCTGGACAACCAGACCGCCGTCACCGAGAACGGCGAGGAAGTGCCCTTCATCACCCTGGATGAGGCCGGCAACGCCGAGGTGGAGTGGAAGGAAGCGCTGATGCGCCTGGAGATCACCCCGCACCTTATCGACGCCGCGCACATGCGCCTGAACATCCTGGTCAACAAGGACGAGGTGGACTTCACGCGCAGCGTGTCGGGCAACCCGCTGATCATCAAGAAGAAGACCGAAACGACCCTCATCTCGCGCGACGGCGAGACCATCGTCATCTCCGGACTGACGCGCAAGCGCCTGTCGTCGGAGGACGCGGGCATCCCCGGCCTGCAGGACGTGCCCGGCCTGGGCCACCTGTTCAAGTCGTCGAGCAAGAGCAACACCCTGGAAGAGGTGCTCATCTTCATTACGCCCACGGTGCTGGGCGAGTGGCAGCCCGGCTTCCGCCAGAAGACCCTGGAGGAGATCGAGCAGGAGCTGGAGGAAAAGCGCGCGCGGGAAGCCGAGGAGGACGCCCGGGGCTAGGGCCTGGCCATGCGCTACTACGAGATATTCGACCTGCGCGGGGAGCCGTTCTCCAACTCGCCGGACCCGGACTTCTTCCACGAGTCGCGCGGGCACCGGGCGGTGCTGCACGGCCTGGAGATCGCCCTGCGCCTGCGCCGGGGGCTCAACGTGGTCCTGGGCGAGGTGGGCACGGGCAAGACGACCCTGTGCCGCAGGCTGCTGCGCGAGCTGGCCGCCGACCCGGGGGTGCAGACGCACCTGCTGCTCGACCCCGCCTGCGGGAGCACCGCCGAGTTCCTGGGCGTGCTGCGGGCCATGCTCTGCGGCGCGCCCCCGGCCCCGGGCGACTCGCCCTGGCGCGTGAAGGAAGACATCAAGGACGCCCTGTTCCGCAAGGGTGTGGACCAGGGGCTGACGGTGGTGCTGGTGGTGGACGAGGCCCAGAAGCTCGACCCCGGGGCCCTGGAAGCCCTGCGCGAACTGCTGAACTACGAGACCAACGACAGCAAGCTGTTGCAGATCGTGCTGCTGGCCCAGGAGGAATTCCAGGCCGCCCTGGACGCGGCGCCCAATCTGGCCGACCGCGTCAACGCCCTGTTCCGCCTGGGGCCCCTGAGCCTGGGCGAGACGCGGGCCCTGGTGCGCCATCGGCTGCGCTGCGCCGGGGCCGCGCCCGGGGCGCCCGAGCTGTTCACCCCCGGGGGCTATCTGGCCCTGCGGCTGGCCTCGGGCGGGTTCCCGCGCCGGATCATCCGCCTGGGGCACAAGGCGCTTTTGGCGCTCATCGTGCAGGACCGCAGGCGGGCCACCTGGCGCCTGGTGCGCGCCGTGGCGCGCGAGGAGCGGCCTGCGGCCCGGCGCGCGGCTCCGGCCCTGGCGGCGGGGGCGCTTGCGGTGGCCCTGGCCGTGGCGGGCGCTGTGGCGTGGCTGCCGGGGCTGGGCCTGCGGGCGGCGACGCCCGGCGTCCAGGCTGCCGTGGCCCTCGCGCTGCCCCAGGCCGGGGCGGCCCAGGCTGGCGCCGCGCCCGCGCCTTTTACCGCGCCCGAGGCCGAAGCGGCCCCCGCGCCCCAGGCCCCCGCGCCCCTTTCCGCGCCCGCTGCCGCCCCCGCGCCTGCGCCCGGCCCGCTGCTGGGGCAGGTCCGCCTGGGGCCCGGCGAGAGCCTGTCGCACGTGGTGCACGGGGTCTACGGACGCTACAGCCCGGCCCTGCTGGAGCGGGTGCTGGCGGTCAACCCCGCCCTGGCGGACCCCGGGGCCTTGCCCGAGGGCCAGAGCGTGGAACTGCCGCTGCTGGGCGGGGCCGGGCCGCGCTTCTGGGTGCAGCTGGAGCAGCACCCGACCCTGGACGCGGCCTGGGCCGCGCGGCGCGGCGCGCGCGCCCTGGGGCTGGACGCCCGGGTGCTGCCCTGGCGCGGCGACGACGGCGCCCTGCGCTTCGCCGTGACCCTGGGCGGCCCCTGGGCCACGCGCGAGGAGGCCCAGGCGGCCCGGCAGGCCGCCGGGAGCGGCGCCCTGCTGGCCGTGGGCCACGGGCTGGCCATGCTTTCCCCGCGCTAGACGCGGACCACTGCGGGATACGAGGCAGACATGCAGGCGATACGGAAGAAGAAGCTCGGCGAGATGCTGGTGGAGGCGGGCCTGCTGGGCCAGGAGGAGCTGTCGCGCATCCTGGCCGAGCAGCGCGGCAGCGGCATGCGCCTGGGCGAATACCTGGTCAACCGGGCCATCCTCAAGGAGGCCCAGATCATCGATCTGGTCAGCCGCCAGCTGGCCATCGACACCTACAGCTCCGAGAAATATTCCTACGACGTGTACCTGGAGTCGGTGCTGCCCGCCGAGCTGGCCCAGCGCCACCGCATCGTGCCCGTGGCGCGCAAGGGCCGCCTGCTCACCGTGGCCACCCCCGACCCCATGGACATCGCCGCCCTGGACGCCGTGGAGATCCACACCGGGCTGGAAGTGGAGCCGGTGATCTGCACCGAGAAGGACTTCGAGGCCCTGACCTACGCCCTCTACGGCATCGCCAACGACCTGGGCGGCGTCATGGACGGCATGGAGGACCTCTCCGCCGCGGGCGAGGCCACCACCGAGGAGATGGAGCAGGGCCCCGACGTGGCCGTGGCCTCGCTCCAGGACATGGCCGAGGAGGCCCCGGTGGTCCGGCTGGTCAACTCCATCCTGACCCAGGCCGTGCGCGAGGGCGCCTCGGACGTGCACATCAGCCCCGAGAAGGACCACGTGCAGCTGCGCTTTCGCGTGGACGGGCGGCTGCGCGAGGTGCCCGCCCCGCCGCGCAACTATTTTCTGCCCATCGTCTCGCGGCTGAAGATCCTGGCCAACATGGACATCGCCGTGGCCATGGTGCCCCAGGACGGACGCTTCACCTTCAACGTCGAGGGCCGCGAGGTCCACGTGCGCGCCTCGACCCTGCCGACCATCCACGGCGAGAACATGATCCTGCGCCTGCTCATGCGCACGGGCGCGGCCCTGGGCCTGGACGACCTGGGCATGCCCGAGGCCGAGCGGGCCAAGATCGAGGCGGCCATCGTCAAGCCCTACGGCATGATCCTGACCACCGGGCCCACGGGCAGCGGCAAGAGCACCACGCTCTACGCCGTGCTGCGCAAGCTCAACACGCCCGACATCAACATCGTGACCCTGGAGGACCCGGTGGAATACCGGGTGCCCAAGATCCGCCAGGTGCAGCTCAACCGCAAGGCGGGCATGACCTTCGCCAGCGGCCTGCGCTCCATCCTGCGCCAGGACCCCGACGTGATCATGGTCGGCGAAATCCGCGACCAGGAAACCGCGCGCATCGCCGTGCAGGCGGCCATGACCGGCCACCGCCTGCTCTCCACCCTGCACACCAACGACGCGGCGGGCGCGGTGACGCGGCTCATCGAGATGGGCGTGGAGCCGTTCCTGGTGGCCTCCACGCTTTTGGTGTCCATCGCCCAGCGCCTGGTGCGCCGGGTCTGCCCGCATTGCCGCGAGGTGGACGGCAGCCGCCCGGCGGGCCTGGCCCTGCTGGGCCTGCCCGAGGACGGCACCTACTACCGCGCCGTGGGCTGCCGCCTGTGCGGCGGCACGGGCTACAGCGGGCGGGTGGGGCTCTACGAGATTCTGGAGATCGACTCCGCCACCCAGGGCCTGATCCTGGCGCGGGCCGCCGCCCCCGAGATCGCCCGGGCGGCCATGGACGCGGGCAGGCTGCGCCTGTTGCGCGACGACGCGGCCCACAAGGTCGCCCAGGGCCTGACCACGGTGGAAGAAGCGCTCACGGCGGTGCTGGTCTAGTTTCCCTTTTGCCGGTTGCCACAGGAAGACACGGATGCCCAACTACAAATACAAGGCCATGAGCGAAACCGGCGCCCCCGTGAGCGGGGTCGTGGCGGCGGCGGACGAGGCCCAGGCCATGCAGCTGCTGGCCGCCAGGGGGCTCATCCCCCAGTCCGTGCGCGCGGGCGGGTCCGACGCCGCCGAGGGCGGCGGGGGCGGTCTTGCGCTGTTGCAGACGGTCAAGCCCCAGGAGTTGATCCTGTTCACCAAGCAGGTCAGGACCATGGTCCATGCGGGCATTTCCATCGTCAACGTCTTCCGCATCATGGAGCAGCAGGCCGAGAACCCGCTCATGCGCCGCACCGTGAGCGCCGTGGTCCAGGACCTCAAGCAGGGCGCGACGCTCTACGACGCGTTTTCGCGCCACCCCAAGGTGTTCAACGAGCTGTACTGCGCCATGCTGCGCGCGGGCGAGATCAGCGGCAACCTGGTCAACGTCTTCGACCGGCTGATCTACCTCATCGACCACGAGTACAAGGTCCGCAAGCAGATCGTCTCGGCCCTGACCTATCCGACCATCGTGCTGGTCATGCTCTTCGGGGCCTTCCTGTTCCTGCTGACCTTCGTGGTGCCCAAGTTCGCCATGCTTTTCGAGTCGGCCAACATCGACCTGCCCCTGCCCACGGAAATCTGCATCGCCATGTACAAGGGGCTGGTGGCCTACTGGCCGCTGATGCTGCTCACGGTGGTGGGCGTGGTCGGCGCCACGTCGCTGTATGTGCGCACGCCCCCCGGGCGGCTGCACAAGGACCGGCTGCTCCTGGCCCTGCCCCTGGTGGGCCCGGTGTTCCAGAAGGGCGCCATGTCGCGCTTCGCCAGCATCTTCGGGCTGCTGCAATCCAGCGGCGTGTCCGTGCTGGCGTCCCTGGACATCATTTCGCGGACCATCGGCAACGCGGCGGTTTCGCGCGTGTTCGACGGGCTGGGCGAGAAGCTGCGCGAGGGCCGGGGCATCTCGGCGCCGCTGCGCGGCAGCGACTATTTCCCGCCCATGGTGGTCAACATGATCGCCGTGGGCGAGGAGTCGGGCAACCTGGAGGAGATGCTCTCCGAGGTGGCGGCCCACTACGACTACGAGGTCGAATACCAGGTGGGCCGCATGGCCGAGATGATCGGCCCGCTGCTCATGGTCGCCCTGTCGGCGGTGGTCGGCTTTTTCGCGCTGGCCATTTTCATGCCCATGTGGGATTTGACCAAGATGGCGCACTAGGCCCGCCCCCCGGGCCATAGGCATTTGGCGTTTTTCAACCCAACAACCGCTTCTGGAGGAACACATGCAGACCACTTCCAACACCCTGAAACGCCAGGGCTTCACCCTCGTCGAAATCATCGCCGTGCTGGTGATCCTGGGCATCCTGGCCGCCGTGGCCGTGCCCAAGTACATCGACCTGCAGAAAGAGGCCGGCAACAAGGCCGTTGACGCCGTCATCGCCGAGCTGAACGGTCGCGAGAACATCGTCTGGGGCAAGGTCAAGCTCTCCACCGCCGGGTGGACCGCCGACACCTCCGTCACCGGCCACACGGACTACGGCACCGGCGTGGGCACCGACTTCGTGTGGACCACCGCCGCCTCCGCCTCCGGCGGCGCCATCAAGCACAAGAGCATGGCCGACGCCGACACCGTGACTCTGACCCGGACGGCCTCGACCACCGACGCGCCCGGACGCTGGAGCCGCTAGCCGTGACCACGGGAACTCCGCAGGGGGCCAGGCGCCCCCTGCGGAGATCGCTCTGCGGTGGCCCCGTGGCCCGGCCCCAGGCCGGGCCACGGGACCGTCGCGCCCCGGGCTTCACCCTGGTGGAGATCATGGCCGTGCTCGTGCTGCTGGGCATCCTCACCGCCGTGCTCCTGCCCCGCTTCGGTACGCTCCAGGAGGACGCCGCCCTGCGCGCCCTGGACGCCGCCGTGGCCGAGCTGAACACCCGCGAGACCATGGCCTGGGGCGGGTTGCGCATCGACAACGCCGTGCCCGCCAGCGACGCCGCCATGGACGCGGCGGTCCTGGCGCGGGTGGATACGGCCCTGGGCGACCACTACGCCTGGACCTCCGGCCCGGGCTCCTCGGGCGGGACCCTGGAGTTCCAGCACGTTTCCGCCCCCCTGGCCCGCAGCGCCGCCACCCTGGCCGAACCCGCCGCCTGGAGCCGCTAGCCGTGCCTGCCTCGCGCCCCCTGCGCCGCGCGCGCGCCGCCTTCGCCCCGGCCTTCACCATGGTCGAGGTCATCGCCGTGCTGCTGCTGCTGGGCATCCTGGCCGCCGTGGCGGCGAGCAGCATGAACGACGGCGACGACCGCACGCTGCCCTACGAATTTTCCGTGCTCAAGACGCATATCCGCTTCGCCCAGGCCCAGGCCATGGGCCTGAACACGCCCTACGGCATCCGCTGCCAGGACGGGGCCTACTGGCTGTTCACCGGCACGGCGACGGGCACGTCCGTGCGCCTGCCCGGCCAGGAGGCCGACACCGTGACCCTGGCCAGCAGCGTGGCCCCGGCGGCCTTCACCCTGGCCTTCAACGGCCGGGGGCAGGCCTTTTCCTCCGCCGTGTACACCGACGCGGGCCGCCTTGCGGCCGACTTCGCCGTGACCCTGACCCACGAGGGCCAGAGCCAGTCCTTCACCGTCACCGCGCACACGGGGTACATCCCATGACGCCCGCCGCCCCTTGCCCCCGCCGCGCCCGGCGCGGCTTCACCCTGGTCGAGCTCATCGTGGTCTTCGTGGTCGGGGCCCTGCTGGCGACCCTGGTGACGACCATGGCCCAGCAGCACATGCCCCACTTCGGCAACGAGACAGCCATCCAGGTGGACCGCCAGTACGACCTGCTGCGCGAGATCGAGCGGCTCCAGGCCGCCTACCGCCAGCAGCTCGAGGCCGGAACCCTGAACCTGAACACCCTGCTCTCGGGCTGGGCGCCGGAGAGCGGCGCCGTGACCCTGGCCGTGGAAGCGCACACCGTGTCGGACACCGGGGGCACGTTCACCTTCTCCACGCCGCTGCGCAAGGTGCGCTTCACCTGCGGCGACTACGTGATGTATGCCTATTTCGCCCAGTAGACCCGCCCTGCGCCCGCGCCCGGGCTTCACCCTGGTCGAGCTGATCCTGGCCATGACCATCCTGGCCTTCGTGGGCGTGATGTTCGTCTCGGCGCTGACCTATTCGGCCACGAGCTGGATTGCCGCCGCCGAGTCCGTGGAGCTGGCCCAGAAGGGCCGCCTGGCGCTCACGCGCCTGTTCGTCGAGTTGCAGGAACTGCGCGGCATGGACCCGGCCCTGCGCGCGGGCAACGACGCCGACAACCTCTTTTTCCTGGATACCGACGGCCAGCCCCTGGCCCTGCGCCGCGTGGGCAGCACCATCGTGCTCGGCGGGCGGGTGCTGCTGGACGGCGTGGCCACCGGCGGGAGCATGCTGACCTACCACCGCGCCGACGGCAGCGCCTGGAACCCCACCAGCGGCGCACTGCGCGACCTGTACGAGATTCGCATCCGCGTGGCCCTGGCCTCGCAGTACCTGAACGCCGAGCGGGCCTTCACCACCACCGTCAACCCGTTGTTCACCGGCGCGGCCCGCGCGCCGAGGCTGCAATGAGGAGGCCGCCCATGCGCCAGACCATGGCGTCGCGTCCGGGCGCGGCCATCGTGCCCCTGGTCATCGCCCTGTTGCTCATGGCCGGGGCAGGGGTGGCCGTGCATGACCTGCTGACCACCAGCGCCCTGGAGCAGCCCGGCGCCGTGCCCGGGCGCGCCGCGACCTACGCCGCCGAGGCGGGCATCCGCCTGGCCGCCGCCGAATACAACGCCCAGGCCGCAGGCGCCGACCGCACGGCCCTGTTCGAGGCCATCGACGGGCGCGATTTCGTGCTCGACGCAAACACCAACTCCCGCTTCAACCTCGGGGCGTTCTCCTACGGCTTCAAGGCCCTGGCGCACAACACCGCCACGCGGACCATCACCGCCGCCGCCGTGCGTCGGGTGCCCCTGGCCGACATGACCGAAGCCGCCTCGGGCCCCATCGCCTTTCCGGCGGGCAGCATGATCAGCGTGCGCGACGAGATCGGCAACGACATCCCCGTGACCCTGGCCTCCGCCGCCACCGTGTCCACCGCCCCGGACGGCAGCCAGACCGTGGCCTTCACCTACGCGCCCCTGTCCGGCGGGGCCGTGCTCGGGGCCAGCGCCGACCTGGATTTCGTGAACATCGCCCACGCCACGAGCAACACCCCCGCGGGCAGCGCCGCCAGCCTGACCGGCCTGCCTGCCGCCATGGCCAACTTTCCGCCCGAAAACGGGCGCATCCACATCCCCGGGGTGGACAAGACCTACACCTACCGCGAGCGCGTGGTGGAGAGCGGCGGCAGCGTGACCCTCAAGGGCCTGACGCCCGAGACGGGCTCCTTCGCCCTGGCCGACTTCCAGAACGCGACCCTCATCCTGCGCAACGCCTACGCCCTGCGCTGCACGGGCAGCGTGGGCACCGGCACCTACGCGGCGCAGAAGACCCTGGTCCACTACGACTCCCCGGTGGACAGCGCCGCGAACATCGACCCCACCGAGCGCGTGGCCGACCCCAACCGGGTCATCGAAACGACCATGACGGACCTGACGGCCTTCAACAGCGCGGACAAGACCCTGCGCCTGGACGGCGCCAACAGGACCGTGCTGGAGGTCAAGTCCTACCAGTCCACCCAGGGCTCGCACATCAACTACGCGGCCATCCACAGCCTGGAGCGCGACAGCAGCGGCCCCTGGGGCCACGTGGTGCGGCTGAACAAGGACAGCCTGTTCAAGTGGCGCTGGAAGCAGGACACCCGGCTATCCTACGACGTGCAGACCAAGATTGCCTCGGGCTGGAAGCTGCCCTTCGCCCTGGCCGGGCTCTCCCTGCGCCTGCGGGAGACGGCCACCGCCGGGCAGTACGACTTCTACGGCGTGTCGTTCCTGAAGTTCTACGGCAGCGGCCCGCTGCCCAGCCAGCGGTACCGGGGCACCTGGTATACCGTGCTGGGCGACCACATCCCCAGCGGCGTCAAGCCTGCGAGCCAGGGCACCACCGTGCATACCTGGAACACCCCGCCCGAACTGGTGGATTCCAGCGACTATCCCCTGAGCCTTACCGAGTCCGACCGGGTGCTTTTGGTCTTCTGGCGCAACAAGAACGGGGTCAGCACCTGGCTGGCCTACAAGGTGCTGGGCTACCGGAACAACGGCGCCTCCATCACCGGCGAATGGGGCCTGTATCCCAAGCAGCTCAACATCGACGGGCGTATCGTCAACGACAACACCACCCTGGTGGTGCGCGCCGAAGAGCAGTTCGTGAACGGCGAGAAGGTCAACCGCTTCAAGGTGTTCTACGGCGACGCCACCGAGCAGAGCGGCCTGACCACGCGCACGGGCGACGCCACGCCCTACAACATCATCACCGGCGCCTCCAACGCCGCCAGCAAGGACCGGGGCCGCCTGCGCTACAGGCCGGAATGGGTGTCCAACCGCGGCCACAGCTATCCCATCTACCCGGTGCTGCGCATCGGCGACTGGTCGGCCAGCGCGGACTATTTCTCCTTCGTCATGGACGCCCCGGCCTACACTCTGCACCAGTGCAAGTGGGACGGGGTGAACACGGCGGCCATCGCCGCCGACACCGCCGCCGACATCCGCATCTTGTCCGACGGCGGCACCATCCGCACCCGCGAGTTCCTGACGCCGAACAGCGCCGAGTGGCCCGCCAACCCCAACAGCTGGCCCACCAACCGGCCCGAGGTGGGGCTGCACGCCTACGGCAGGCTCATCCGCGCCGACGCGGGCAACAACGCCGTGACCTTCGACGACCTGGCCCTGGGGTTTCTGCTCTACGAGGACACGCCCATGCCCCTGGTGGACTAGCCGACTGGCGGCAAGCCTTTTTTGCCGACCGTT from the Desulfocurvus vexinensis DSM 17965 genome contains:
- a CDS encoding secretin N-terminal domain-containing protein translates to MRKTETIFGRPRGAGLLALALLLALALGGCTGKGKPKDDPFFEKWRAMAEQSQGHTPSRQPLDMDAEQEQAPQAQPERELPDVVVGSLDMRNANIVAVLRALGRIAGQSIMVSPKVEGLINVSVKDVPWSQVFRGIVRTHGLTYEWEGDILRVMTVADMEEAVRLDELRNRQALGSATVKVRYADAARLRETLAALLTKDADGKPRGSVELVEHTNSLVINAVPGDLRKMTRLIGETDKPGRQIRIKAFIVETTGETARSLGVMWGGAYKRASVGGNGDSLWVSPGGTGGTGDPVSGANTGTTGYTPVVGGTTGLSNQGAFSNMLPDLGESGRGGSLALMFGTLGGNILEAQLAALQEDNKLNILSSPSITTLDNQTAVTENGEEVPFITLDEAGNAEVEWKEALMRLEITPHLIDAAHMRLNILVNKDEVDFTRSVSGNPLIIKKKTETTLISRDGETIVISGLTRKRLSSEDAGIPGLQDVPGLGHLFKSSSKSNTLEEVLIFITPTVLGEWQPGFRQKTLEEIEQELEEKRAREAEEDARG
- a CDS encoding AAA family ATPase: MRYYEIFDLRGEPFSNSPDPDFFHESRGHRAVLHGLEIALRLRRGLNVVLGEVGTGKTTLCRRLLRELAADPGVQTHLLLDPACGSTAEFLGVLRAMLCGAPPAPGDSPWRVKEDIKDALFRKGVDQGLTVVLVVDEAQKLDPGALEALRELLNYETNDSKLLQIVLLAQEEFQAALDAAPNLADRVNALFRLGPLSLGETRALVRHRLRCAGAAPGAPELFTPGGYLALRLASGGFPRRIIRLGHKALLALIVQDRRRATWRLVRAVAREERPAARRAAPALAAGALAVALAVAGAVAWLPGLGLRAATPGVQAAVALALPQAGAAQAGAAPAPFTAPEAEAAPAPQAPAPLSAPAAAPAPAPGPLLGQVRLGPGESLSHVVHGVYGRYSPALLERVLAVNPALADPGALPEGQSVELPLLGGAGPRFWVQLEQHPTLDAAWAARRGARALGLDARVLPWRGDDGALRFAVTLGGPWATREEAQAARQAAGSGALLAVGHGLAMLSPR
- a CDS encoding GspE/PulE family protein; its protein translation is MQAIRKKKLGEMLVEAGLLGQEELSRILAEQRGSGMRLGEYLVNRAILKEAQIIDLVSRQLAIDTYSSEKYSYDVYLESVLPAELAQRHRIVPVARKGRLLTVATPDPMDIAALDAVEIHTGLEVEPVICTEKDFEALTYALYGIANDLGGVMDGMEDLSAAGEATTEEMEQGPDVAVASLQDMAEEAPVVRLVNSILTQAVREGASDVHISPEKDHVQLRFRVDGRLREVPAPPRNYFLPIVSRLKILANMDIAVAMVPQDGRFTFNVEGREVHVRASTLPTIHGENMILRLLMRTGAALGLDDLGMPEAERAKIEAAIVKPYGMILTTGPTGSGKSTTLYAVLRKLNTPDINIVTLEDPVEYRVPKIRQVQLNRKAGMTFASGLRSILRQDPDVIMVGEIRDQETARIAVQAAMTGHRLLSTLHTNDAAGAVTRLIEMGVEPFLVASTLLVSIAQRLVRRVCPHCREVDGSRPAGLALLGLPEDGTYYRAVGCRLCGGTGYSGRVGLYEILEIDSATQGLILARAAAPEIARAAMDAGRLRLLRDDAAHKVAQGLTTVEEALTAVLV
- a CDS encoding type II secretion system F family protein — encoded protein: MPNYKYKAMSETGAPVSGVVAAADEAQAMQLLAARGLIPQSVRAGGSDAAEGGGGGLALLQTVKPQELILFTKQVRTMVHAGISIVNVFRIMEQQAENPLMRRTVSAVVQDLKQGATLYDAFSRHPKVFNELYCAMLRAGEISGNLVNVFDRLIYLIDHEYKVRKQIVSALTYPTIVLVMLFGAFLFLLTFVVPKFAMLFESANIDLPLPTEICIAMYKGLVAYWPLMLLTVVGVVGATSLYVRTPPGRLHKDRLLLALPLVGPVFQKGAMSRFASIFGLLQSSGVSVLASLDIISRTIGNAAVSRVFDGLGEKLREGRGISAPLRGSDYFPPMVVNMIAVGEESGNLEEMLSEVAAHYDYEVEYQVGRMAEMIGPLLMVALSAVVGFFALAIFMPMWDLTKMAH
- a CDS encoding prepilin-type N-terminal cleavage/methylation domain-containing protein, producing MQTTSNTLKRQGFTLVEIIAVLVILGILAAVAVPKYIDLQKEAGNKAVDAVIAELNGRENIVWGKVKLSTAGWTADTSVTGHTDYGTGVGTDFVWTTAASASGGAIKHKSMADADTVTLTRTASTTDAPGRWSR
- a CDS encoding type II secretion system protein → MARPQAGPRDRRAPGFTLVEIMAVLVLLGILTAVLLPRFGTLQEDAALRALDAAVAELNTRETMAWGGLRIDNAVPASDAAMDAAVLARVDTALGDHYAWTSGPGSSGGTLEFQHVSAPLARSAATLAEPAAWSR
- a CDS encoding prepilin-type N-terminal cleavage/methylation domain-containing protein translates to MPASRPLRRARAAFAPAFTMVEVIAVLLLLGILAAVAASSMNDGDDRTLPYEFSVLKTHIRFAQAQAMGLNTPYGIRCQDGAYWLFTGTATGTSVRLPGQEADTVTLASSVAPAAFTLAFNGRGQAFSSAVYTDAGRLAADFAVTLTHEGQSQSFTVTAHTGYIP
- a CDS encoding type II secretion system protein, giving the protein MTPAAPCPRRARRGFTLVELIVVFVVGALLATLVTTMAQQHMPHFGNETAIQVDRQYDLLREIERLQAAYRQQLEAGTLNLNTLLSGWAPESGAVTLAVEAHTVSDTGGTFTFSTPLRKVRFTCGDYVMYAYFAQ